The Papaver somniferum cultivar HN1 chromosome 3, ASM357369v1, whole genome shotgun sequence genome includes a region encoding these proteins:
- the LOC113361524 gene encoding uncharacterized protein LOC113361524 produces the protein MYILLSPAYNFQDGRLAHQLREMRDKLSDYDAAVAASQYLQLMQAATLAIQQEVAEDLAAQQQVGDQNIQVAIQVAAEVALEGNNLHQQAFEVAGEVAGDLPVVGGIVEVAGDLPAVHEQAGDQNVQVAADVSLQGNNLHQQAFEVAGEVVGNLPGGIVEGAAEPDNHAEEDLAVHEQLCVEPRVEVEESASPSDGPPHKRRHAPSRVDLAQPPDVQPFEE, from the exons ATGTATATATTGCTCAGCCCTGCTTACAACTTTCAGGATGGCCGTCTAGCTCATCAGCTACGA GAAATGAGGGATAAGCTTTCAGATTATGATGCAGCGGTGGCTGCTTCCCAGTACCTACAACTTATGCAAGCTGCTACACTTGCAATTCAACAAGAG GTTGCTGAAGACCTTGCTGCTCAGCAGCAG GTCGGAGATCAAAATATTCAGGTAGCTATTCAGGTAGCTGCTGAGGTTGCTTTAGAAGGAAATAATCTTCACCAGCAG GCATTTGAGGTAGCTGGTGAAGTAGCTGGTGACCTACCTGTTGTTGGAGGCATTGTTGAAGTAGCTGGTGACCTACCAGCTGTTCATGAACAA GCGGGAGATCAAAATGTTCAGGTAGCTGCTGATGTTTCCTTACAAGGAAATAATCTTCACCAGCAG GCATTTGAGGTAGCTGGTGAAGTAGTTGGTAACCTACCTGGAGGCATTGTTGAAGGAGCTGCTGAACCAGACAACCATGCCGAAGAGGACTTGGCTGTTCATGAACAA TTGTGTGTTGAGCCAAGGGTGGAAGTGGAGGAGAGTGCTTCTCCATCAGATGGCCCTCCTCACAAAAGGAGACATGCTCCCTCTCGTGTCGATCTTGCGCAACCCCCCGATGTTCAGCCCTTTGAGGAATGA